A genomic window from Oceanobacillus timonensis includes:
- a CDS encoding D-serine ammonia-lyase: protein MATIKGKPIEEWIRAYPDLGPVLNYTPFFWSNPYVQNQQEGLQNQPLQLADIQNAEERLTRFAPFIATVYPETENTGGIIESPLKKADQIKARIEDITGQEIPGTFYLKLDSHLPISGSIKARGGIYEVLKHAETLLLENQLLSEKDNYRKMAGNKYREFFSQYTILVGSTGNLGLSIGVISAKLGFHVIVHMSADAKQWKKDLLRERGVKVVEHVSDYSKAVEEGRAEAAKDPKSYFIDDENSRDLFLGYTVAAIRLKKQLEEQEIQISPETPMHVYLPCGVGGGPGGVAFGLKVIFGDAVKCYFAEPTHSPCMLLGMMTSMHHTISVQDFGLDNQTAADGLAVGRASGFVGKVMEPLIEGIYTVSDEQMFRLITEMADAEGIHLEPSAVTGLMGPAYVVQNNPEVTEEHIHLIWATGGSMVPDEIKEADYQKGRQYKNNPDAT, encoded by the coding sequence ATGGCAACAATAAAGGGAAAACCGATCGAGGAATGGATCAGAGCGTATCCAGATTTGGGCCCAGTTTTAAATTATACCCCATTTTTTTGGAGCAACCCCTATGTGCAGAATCAGCAGGAGGGACTGCAAAATCAGCCGCTTCAATTGGCAGATATACAAAATGCCGAGGAACGTTTGACGCGCTTTGCTCCTTTTATCGCAACGGTTTATCCGGAGACGGAAAATACAGGAGGAATCATTGAATCTCCGCTAAAAAAAGCAGACCAGATAAAAGCTAGAATAGAAGACATAACGGGGCAGGAAATTCCAGGTACGTTTTACTTAAAATTAGATAGTCATTTACCAATTTCCGGTTCCATCAAAGCAAGAGGCGGCATCTATGAAGTGCTGAAACATGCAGAAACATTGTTGCTGGAAAACCAACTTCTATCCGAAAAAGATAACTATCGTAAAATGGCAGGGAATAAGTATCGGGAGTTTTTCTCTCAATATACGATTTTAGTAGGTTCTACTGGTAATTTGGGACTAAGTATTGGTGTTATCAGTGCCAAGCTTGGTTTTCATGTTATTGTCCATATGTCAGCCGATGCAAAACAGTGGAAAAAGGATTTATTAAGAGAGCGGGGCGTCAAGGTTGTGGAGCATGTATCGGATTATAGTAAAGCGGTAGAAGAAGGCAGAGCAGAAGCGGCAAAAGATCCGAAAAGTTATTTTATTGATGATGAAAACTCAAGAGATTTATTTTTAGGCTATACGGTAGCAGCGATTCGTTTGAAAAAACAATTGGAAGAGCAGGAAATTCAAATAAGCCCGGAAACCCCGATGCATGTTTATCTGCCATGCGGTGTCGGCGGAGGACCTGGCGGTGTCGCGTTTGGATTAAAAGTGATTTTCGGTGATGCGGTAAAATGTTATTTCGCCGAACCGACCCACTCCCCGTGTATGTTACTTGGGATGATGACAAGCATGCATCATACGATTTCCGTCCAGGATTTCGGACTCGATAACCAAACCGCCGCAGATGGTTTAGCTGTGGGCAGAGCATCCGGTTTTGTTGGAAAAGTAATGGAGCCGCTGATAGAAGGAATCTATACAGTCAGTGATGAGCAAATGTTCCGTCTTATTACAGAGATGGCGGATGCAGAGGGAATTCATCTAGAACCATCAGCTGTTACGGGATTAATGGGCCCTGCTTATGTCGTTCAAAACAATCCTGAAGTGACAGAAGAACATATTCATCTGATTTGGGCTACTGGCGGGAGTATGGTTCCAGATGAAATAAAAGAAGCGGATTATCAGAAAGGGAGACAATATAAAAATAATCCGGATGCAACATAG
- a CDS encoding copper-translocating P-type ATPase, translating to MHEQHQHHDTQQPNHGHHHEDHRSHSHEHHHEHMIADFKKRFYISLVLAVPIILLSDMIQSFFNYNLSFTGDSWIELILASLIFFYGGWPFLTGAIDELKQKSPGMMTLIGFAITVAYVYSAATVLGLEGHDLFWELATLIAIMLLGHWVEMKSVSKASDSMESLVELMPQEATKIDQAGNTEVVHVSELQKGDHVRIKPGEKIPADGIVIDGKSSIDESMLTGESIPVEKQVKDEAIGGSINTSGSLTIEVSKTSEEGYLSQVVQLVKEAQESKSKTQVFSDRAAKLLFYVAVSAGIITFVVWIALGYGLEEAMTRMVTVLVISCPHALGLAIPLVVARSTYLSAQNGLFIRNRAGFEDARKIDTVVFDKTGTLTKGEFAVTDIVPNGSISEDELLQKAASIEAQSEHPIAAGIMASAKKQKIDLKQPETFDSITGAGIKAKLEDTWYLAVSPGYMDKNNIAYDTAALDRLSDAGKTVIFVLEEEQCIGMIALADQVKDSSKEAVRRLHELGIEAQMLTGDNQTVANGVAKEIGIDHVIAEVLPDQKADQIKQLQANNKRTAMTGDGINDSPALATADLGVAVGAGTDVAMETADIVLVNSNPVDVVSIIELSRLTYRKMIQNLWWAAGYNIIAIPLAAGILAPWGIVMDPAVGAVLMSLSTIIVAFNARLLKKKKS from the coding sequence ATGCATGAACAACACCAACATCACGATACACAACAACCTAATCATGGACATCATCATGAAGACCATCGTTCACATTCGCATGAGCATCATCACGAGCATATGATTGCAGACTTTAAAAAACGTTTCTACATTTCGCTTGTCTTGGCCGTGCCAATTATTCTGCTTTCTGATATGATTCAGTCGTTTTTCAACTACAATCTCTCATTTACCGGGGATAGTTGGATAGAGCTGATTCTAGCCAGCCTTATTTTCTTCTATGGCGGCTGGCCATTTTTAACAGGCGCTATTGATGAATTGAAACAAAAATCGCCAGGAATGATGACATTAATCGGTTTTGCAATCACTGTAGCTTATGTTTACAGTGCAGCAACTGTCCTCGGCCTGGAGGGGCATGATTTATTCTGGGAACTGGCAACACTGATTGCGATTATGCTACTGGGTCATTGGGTGGAAATGAAATCAGTCAGCAAAGCCTCTGATTCCATGGAATCTTTAGTGGAACTGATGCCACAGGAAGCAACCAAAATCGACCAGGCGGGTAATACAGAGGTTGTTCATGTTTCAGAGCTTCAAAAAGGGGATCATGTACGGATAAAACCCGGCGAAAAAATACCAGCAGACGGTATTGTTATAGATGGGAAATCTTCTATCGATGAATCGATGCTGACCGGTGAATCCATTCCTGTTGAAAAGCAGGTAAAAGATGAAGCCATCGGCGGTTCCATCAACACATCTGGTTCCTTGACAATTGAGGTTTCCAAAACAAGTGAAGAAGGCTATCTCTCACAGGTCGTTCAGCTTGTTAAAGAAGCGCAGGAAAGCAAATCAAAAACACAAGTGTTTTCTGACCGTGCTGCCAAATTACTATTTTATGTAGCTGTCTCTGCTGGTATTATTACGTTTGTAGTTTGGATAGCTTTAGGATATGGACTGGAAGAAGCCATGACACGAATGGTCACAGTTCTGGTTATCTCCTGTCCGCACGCATTAGGATTGGCGATTCCTTTAGTCGTCGCCCGTTCTACTTACCTGTCAGCGCAAAATGGCCTGTTTATCCGTAATCGTGCAGGTTTTGAAGATGCACGAAAAATCGATACTGTCGTATTCGATAAAACAGGGACATTAACCAAAGGGGAATTTGCTGTAACAGATATTGTACCTAATGGCAGTATCAGCGAGGATGAGCTTTTACAAAAAGCAGCTTCCATCGAAGCACAGTCGGAGCATCCAATAGCTGCCGGTATCATGGCTTCTGCCAAGAAACAGAAGATAGACTTGAAACAGCCGGAAACATTTGATTCGATAACCGGCGCCGGGATCAAAGCAAAACTGGAAGATACGTGGTATTTAGCTGTAAGCCCCGGATATATGGATAAAAACAACATTGCTTATGATACAGCCGCTTTGGATAGGTTATCTGACGCAGGAAAAACCGTTATTTTCGTTTTAGAGGAAGAACAATGCATTGGCATGATTGCACTTGCCGACCAGGTCAAAGATTCTTCTAAAGAAGCGGTACGCCGTTTGCATGAACTCGGTATCGAAGCACAGATGCTGACTGGTGATAATCAAACCGTCGCAAATGGTGTGGCCAAAGAAATCGGCATTGATCATGTAATTGCCGAAGTTCTACCTGATCAAAAAGCGGATCAGATCAAACAACTGCAAGCAAATAATAAAAGGACAGCGATGACTGGAGACGGAATCAATGACTCTCCTGCTTTAGCTACTGCTGACTTAGGTGTTGCAGTCGGTGCCGGTACAGACGTGGCGATGGAAACAGCAGATATCGTATTAGTAAACAGCAATCCGGTTGATGTTGTTTCCATTATTGAACTTTCCCGGTTAACCTATCGCAAAATGATTCAAAATCTCTGGTGGGCAGCCGGCTACAACATTATTGCTATTCCATTAGCAGCAGGTATTTTAGCTCCTTGGGGCATTGTTATGGATCCGGCAGTCGGCGCTGTGTTAATGTCACTAAGTACCATTATTGTCGCTTTTAACGCCAGGTTGTTAAAAAAGAAGAAATCCTAA
- a CDS encoding 2-isopropylmalate synthase yields the protein MFNHQKYGKQYFMPPTVSHDWVKKETLEKAPAWCSVDLRDGNQALPIPMNLEEKLAMFQLLVDIGFKEIEVGFPAASDTEFTLVRTLIDNNMIPDDVTIMVITQAREHIIRRTFEAIEGAPKAIVHLYNSTSEAQRRQVFKKSKDEIKQIALDGAVLVQELAEQTEGNFYFQYSPESFSGTEVDYALDICNSVLDIWKPASDHKAIINIPATVEVAMPHIFASQIEYIHKNLSYRDGVVLSIHPHNDRGSGVSDAEFGVLAGAERVEGTLFGIGERTGNVDLITLAMNMYSQGFDPELDFSQMNAIREKYEKLTRTEVHERHPYSGDLVFTAFSGSHQDAISKGMKYRQENEVEEWDIPYIPVDPGDIGRNYQTDVIRVNSQSGKGGIGYILETNFGVKLPYKMNEAMGYATKEVSDQTSRELAAEEIYQVFRENYVDYHPYFELVNYHFNKGNGQEVTLTIQTEEEQVELQGNGAGSLDAISNALKAYFNMDYALEVYEQQSLGKDSSAEACAQIGISHQGAIYWGAGIHEDITAASIYALVVAVNRLEDALISQKETVK from the coding sequence ATGTTTAATCATCAAAAATACGGAAAACAATATTTTATGCCGCCGACTGTTTCGCACGACTGGGTCAAGAAAGAAACCTTAGAGAAGGCACCGGCATGGTGCAGTGTAGACCTGCGGGACGGGAATCAGGCACTGCCGATTCCAATGAATTTAGAAGAAAAACTGGCGATGTTTCAGCTGTTAGTAGATATTGGATTTAAAGAAATTGAAGTTGGATTTCCGGCTGCTTCCGATACCGAGTTTACATTGGTGCGAACGCTGATTGACAACAATATGATTCCGGATGATGTAACCATTATGGTGATTACGCAGGCGAGGGAACATATTATCCGTCGGACCTTTGAAGCCATTGAAGGGGCGCCGAAAGCCATTGTACACTTATATAATTCAACGTCAGAGGCACAGCGCAGACAGGTATTTAAGAAATCTAAAGATGAAATTAAACAGATTGCTTTAGACGGAGCTGTTTTAGTACAGGAGCTGGCTGAACAGACAGAGGGGAATTTCTATTTTCAATATAGTCCGGAAAGTTTTTCGGGCACAGAGGTCGATTATGCATTAGATATTTGCAACAGTGTACTGGATATTTGGAAGCCGGCATCCGATCATAAAGCGATTATTAATATTCCGGCAACCGTGGAAGTTGCGATGCCGCATATTTTCGCCAGTCAAATCGAATATATTCATAAAAATCTCTCCTATCGCGATGGGGTTGTTTTATCCATTCACCCGCATAATGACCGGGGAAGCGGTGTGAGTGATGCAGAATTCGGCGTGCTCGCAGGAGCAGAACGCGTGGAAGGTACGTTATTTGGTATCGGCGAGCGGACCGGCAATGTGGATTTGATTACTTTAGCGATGAATATGTATTCGCAAGGGTTTGATCCGGAATTGGATTTCAGCCAGATGAATGCGATTCGTGAAAAGTATGAAAAGCTGACCAGAACAGAAGTGCATGAAAGACATCCTTATTCCGGCGATCTTGTTTTCACAGCATTTTCTGGTTCGCATCAGGATGCCATCTCCAAAGGAATGAAATATCGTCAGGAAAATGAAGTGGAAGAATGGGATATTCCATATATTCCAGTGGATCCGGGAGACATTGGAAGAAATTATCAAACGGATGTTATTCGAGTCAACAGCCAGTCCGGAAAAGGCGGTATCGGCTATATCCTTGAAACAAACTTTGGCGTGAAGCTCCCGTATAAAATGAATGAAGCGATGGGATATGCCACGAAAGAAGTATCGGATCAAACCAGCAGAGAGCTGGCTGCTGAAGAAATTTATCAGGTATTCAGAGAGAATTATGTAGACTACCATCCGTATTTTGAACTTGTGAATTACCATTTTAATAAAGGAAACGGGCAGGAAGTTACGTTAACTATCCAAACAGAGGAGGAGCAAGTCGAATTGCAAGGAAATGGCGCCGGAAGTCTGGATGCCATCAGCAATGCATTAAAAGCTTACTTTAACATGGACTATGCTTTAGAAGTTTATGAGCAGCAATCGTTAGGTAAAGATTCTTCTGCAGAAGCCTGTGCACAGATTGGTATTTCTCATCAAGGAGCAATTTATTGGGGTGCAGGTATTCATGAGGATATTACCGCAGCATCTATTTACGCTTTAGTAGTGGCGGTAAATAGACTGGAGGACGCCTTGATCAGCCAAAAAGAAACGGTGAAGTAA
- a CDS encoding NAD(P)-dependent oxidoreductase has protein sequence MKDGGVNYLKMDTVTFDRDNKEGMNEMLVKLLEPLNVPDALIEKLAEPIKQKGHAFTYYNEKTTDTNELAKRSKDADVVMIANNPYPTEVIDQSENLKLINVAFTGVDHVGIAGAKNQDILVCNAAGYANQAVAELTIGLVMDLYRHITQGNEDIRATKYSGAFQGKEIKGKTVGIIGTGKIGIEVARLFKAFGAKLVASNQASINPEAVDLGVEYMDLDDMMTQLDIVTLHVPSIPSTQGLISKEKLDLMKESAVLINCARGPIVDNDALADALNNGKIAGAGIDVFDMEPPIPDDYKLLHAKNAILTPHVGFLTDEAMELRAEVAFENTLAFLDGNPQNVMKR, from the coding sequence ATGAAAGATGGCGGCGTAAATTATTTAAAAATGGATACAGTAACATTTGACAGGGATAACAAGGAAGGAATGAATGAAATGTTAGTAAAATTATTAGAACCATTAAATGTTCCAGATGCACTGATTGAGAAATTAGCAGAACCGATTAAACAGAAAGGACATGCATTTACTTACTATAATGAAAAAACAACGGATACTAATGAACTGGCAAAACGCAGTAAAGACGCAGACGTTGTGATGATTGCCAATAATCCGTATCCCACCGAAGTAATTGACCAAAGTGAGAATTTAAAATTAATTAATGTTGCTTTTACAGGCGTGGATCATGTAGGGATAGCAGGTGCAAAAAATCAGGATATTCTGGTATGTAACGCCGCCGGGTATGCAAACCAGGCAGTAGCTGAATTAACCATTGGCCTGGTGATGGATTTATATCGTCATATCACACAAGGAAATGAAGATATCCGCGCAACAAAATATTCTGGAGCTTTTCAAGGGAAGGAAATTAAAGGAAAAACAGTCGGTATCATCGGTACAGGAAAAATAGGTATCGAGGTTGCGCGTTTATTTAAAGCTTTTGGTGCAAAATTAGTGGCCTCCAATCAGGCCAGTATTAATCCGGAAGCAGTGGATTTGGGTGTAGAGTATATGGATTTAGATGATATGATGACGCAATTGGATATTGTAACTCTACACGTGCCATCTATACCTAGTACCCAAGGGTTAATCTCGAAAGAAAAACTGGATTTAATGAAAGAATCCGCCGTTTTAATCAACTGTGCAAGAGGACCGATTGTGGATAATGATGCCCTTGCAGATGCGTTGAACAATGGTAAAATTGCAGGAGCTGGTATTGATGTGTTTGATATGGAACCGCCAATTCCAGACGATTATAAACTATTGCATGCAAAAAATGCGATATTAACGCCGCATGTCGGCTTTTTAACGGATGAGGCAATGGAATTACGTGCGGAAGTGGCGTTTGAAAATACGCTGGCATTTTTAGACGGGAATCCTCAGAATGTAATGAAGCGGTAA
- a CDS encoding DUF5367 family protein → MKTYLFTAAWGVIVWGAATLFFRIFGEKVLFPPGTDAFTYSSAMLLVGTAILLMLVVYLYTLFDKKDYAAIRFGIVGTMIGLVLDSFVFSNYQIIYPNLNETQVIAFSSWMSFAYALYLVIPFLFQQKVRQKQVVRGK, encoded by the coding sequence ATGAAAACCTATTTGTTCACAGCAGCATGGGGTGTTATCGTCTGGGGAGCTGCTACATTATTTTTCCGAATTTTTGGAGAAAAAGTTCTGTTTCCACCTGGTACGGATGCATTTACATATAGTTCCGCAATGCTTCTAGTTGGAACAGCCATCCTATTAATGTTGGTCGTCTATCTCTATACCTTATTTGATAAAAAAGATTATGCAGCGATCCGATTTGGAATTGTAGGAACGATGATTGGTTTAGTACTGGATAGCTTTGTTTTTTCAAATTATCAAATAATCTATCCGAACTTAAACGAGACACAGGTTATTGCTTTTTCATCCTGGATGTCTTTTGCTTATGCCTTGTATTTAGTCATTCCCTTTTTGTTTCAGCAGAAAGTCAGGCAAAAACAAGTTGTAAGAGGAAAGTAG
- a CDS encoding DUF817 domain-containing protein gives MKAIKQLIRFGYEQALSCVFPVIIFASLAITKFIELPFLSRYDWLLIICLLTQVFMIISGLETKKELVVITLFHIIGLNLEIFKVNMGSWVYPEEAYTKVFGVPLYSGFMYASVASYLCQAWRRLDVRLVKWPSILLAGPLAAAIYLNFFTHHYWLDIRWWLSALVIIVFFRAHVDYKVGNQRYRMPIILSFFLIGFFIWIAENIATFFQAWEYPNQAEMWSMVHLGKVSSWLLLVIVSFLIVAMLKQSQAKIEGMLDRSNQDIVRSKS, from the coding sequence ATGAAAGCAATCAAACAACTTATTCGATTCGGCTATGAACAAGCATTATCCTGTGTTTTTCCGGTAATTATTTTTGCGTCTTTAGCTATAACAAAGTTTATCGAACTTCCTTTCTTATCAAGATATGATTGGTTATTAATCATCTGTTTACTGACACAGGTTTTTATGATCATATCTGGATTGGAAACAAAAAAAGAGCTGGTAGTTATCACATTATTTCATATCATCGGGTTGAACTTAGAAATCTTTAAGGTGAATATGGGTTCATGGGTGTACCCGGAAGAAGCATATACGAAAGTTTTTGGAGTTCCGTTATACAGCGGGTTTATGTACGCAAGTGTAGCCAGCTATTTGTGCCAGGCATGGAGAAGGCTGGATGTAAGGCTGGTAAAATGGCCATCTATTCTTTTAGCGGGTCCGCTCGCAGCTGCGATTTATTTGAACTTCTTTACCCATCATTACTGGCTGGATATACGGTGGTGGCTATCTGCATTGGTCATTATTGTTTTCTTTAGAGCGCATGTGGATTATAAAGTTGGTAATCAACGTTATCGTATGCCTATTATCCTTTCTTTTTTCCTGATTGGATTCTTTATTTGGATCGCTGAAAATATAGCAACTTTCTTCCAGGCATGGGAATATCCGAATCAGGCGGAAATGTGGAGTATGGTCCATCTGGGAAAAGTAAGCTCCTGGCTGTTATTAGTCATTGTCAGTTTTTTAATTGTGGCGATGTTAAAGCAATCGCAGGCGAAAATAGAAGGAATGCTGGATAGAAGTAATCAAGATATTGTCAGAAGTAAAAGTTAA
- a CDS encoding DUF2975 domain-containing protein, translating into MPKSSTVFLKTVVYLMGLLIFVLSIFLIPQFINNISDGPSMVKWVIYPIIIGFLLTTIPYYMALYQALRLLKLIDKNDAFSESAVFTLKKIKQYALIITGIYIVMMPFIYIFAEKDDAPGAIIIGFVPMFASFVIAVFASVLQKILKNALDIKTENDLTV; encoded by the coding sequence ATGCCAAAAAGTTCAACAGTATTTTTAAAAACAGTCGTTTATTTAATGGGGTTACTTATATTTGTATTGAGTATCTTCCTGATTCCGCAATTCATAAACAACATTTCGGATGGGCCGTCTATGGTAAAATGGGTAATCTACCCGATAATCATCGGATTTCTTTTAACAACGATTCCTTATTATATGGCGCTTTATCAGGCTTTACGACTATTAAAGTTAATTGACAAGAACGATGCCTTTTCAGAATCCGCCGTTTTCACATTAAAAAAGATTAAGCAATATGCGCTGATTATTACAGGTATTTATATTGTTATGATGCCATTTATTTATATCTTTGCAGAGAAAGATGATGCTCCAGGAGCTATCATTATTGGCTTTGTTCCAATGTTTGCATCCTTTGTGATTGCCGTATTTGCATCGGTATTGCAGAAAATCTTGAAGAATGCACTCGATATTAAAACAGAAAATGATTTAACGGTGTGA
- a CDS encoding helix-turn-helix domain-containing protein, with protein sequence MAIMIHMDVMLAKRKMSVTELTDKVGITMANLSILKNGKAKAIRFSTLEKICEALECQPGDILEYVPDAEEGET encoded by the coding sequence ATGGCAATTATGATTCATATGGATGTTATGCTGGCAAAACGAAAAATGAGCGTGACGGAATTGACCGATAAGGTTGGAATAACGATGGCGAATCTCTCTATCTTAAAAAATGGAAAAGCAAAAGCAATCCGTTTTTCGACGTTGGAAAAGATATGCGAGGCTTTGGAATGCCAGCCTGGAGATATTTTAGAGTATGTCCCGGATGCGGAAGAAGGAGAAACGTAA
- a CDS encoding PucR family transcriptional regulator has protein sequence MRIADALKIGELSAGTLITGHEGLNNIINSVEVMEVPEVLDWVTPGILIMTTFYSIKDDEEKQIDIVQTLIEKGASGIVVKLGRFIHELPEKMIELADKRDFPIISIPKNISYINILMPLYEKLYEEKQLQIQTHHPFFKLEESSFTSMEQAIENIAEIVNASVYVEDLEGKLLYRSANFKTDGWRKSSALFSSPQVTSYLKMIEEWIREFNDKSFIIYKMQGYKNKMLIPLVSKNQVFGIIHVLYADEKLAEIDAVTMKKMSNKLSELFLSDQIYYQKHRLYEMELMESYLHDVKDNEDKGITIVHFQAPWITQANQPENVFVDASCLVRKELDVLLNQFECGKTFIFEKHNHFYAFHYGDKADYPMVVKAWQQLVMQYNAGNSAETIRLSISPCISDGQNFDQALHSVTKMMEIGKKVKPEENVYLHDQLGIYEILIHLTSEDVVQKYTDTVLSPLLREENDELLQTLIVYLDNNGNISKTSEKLFIHRRTLNYRINKIEEALNMDISNPEAGFILRFCLKIKELS, from the coding sequence ATGAGAATAGCAGATGCATTAAAAATTGGAGAGTTATCAGCAGGAACACTAATTACAGGACATGAAGGATTAAACAATATAATTAATTCGGTTGAAGTAATGGAGGTTCCTGAAGTATTGGATTGGGTGACACCTGGTATATTGATTATGACTACTTTCTATTCGATTAAGGATGATGAAGAAAAACAAATTGACATTGTCCAAACGTTAATTGAAAAAGGTGCATCTGGGATTGTGGTCAAGCTTGGAAGATTTATTCATGAGCTTCCGGAAAAAATGATCGAATTGGCAGATAAAAGAGATTTTCCGATTATATCCATTCCAAAGAATATTTCTTATATAAATATATTGATGCCTCTATATGAAAAATTATATGAAGAGAAACAACTGCAGATTCAAACACATCATCCATTTTTTAAACTGGAGGAATCAAGTTTTACCTCCATGGAGCAAGCAATTGAAAACATTGCGGAAATCGTGAATGCTTCCGTTTACGTGGAGGATCTGGAAGGGAAGCTTTTGTATCGCTCTGCCAATTTTAAAACGGATGGATGGAGAAAATCGAGCGCTCTGTTTTCTTCACCGCAAGTTACTTCTTATTTAAAAATGATTGAAGAATGGATTAGAGAATTCAACGATAAGTCATTTATTATTTATAAAATGCAAGGGTATAAGAACAAAATGTTAATCCCTTTAGTTTCTAAGAATCAAGTTTTTGGTATTATTCATGTACTCTATGCAGATGAAAAATTAGCCGAAATAGATGCTGTCACGATGAAGAAAATGAGTAATAAATTGAGTGAACTATTTCTGAGTGATCAAATTTATTATCAAAAACATCGACTATACGAAATGGAGTTAATGGAATCTTATTTACATGATGTGAAGGACAATGAAGATAAGGGGATAACCATTGTGCACTTTCAAGCACCGTGGATAACACAGGCAAACCAGCCGGAAAATGTATTCGTGGATGCTTCCTGTCTAGTCAGAAAAGAGCTGGATGTCTTGTTGAATCAATTTGAATGTGGGAAAACATTTATCTTTGAAAAACATAATCATTTTTATGCTTTTCATTATGGGGACAAGGCTGATTATCCAATGGTTGTGAAAGCGTGGCAACAGCTGGTCATGCAATATAACGCAGGAAACAGCGCAGAAACGATTCGTCTTTCAATTAGTCCTTGCATATCGGATGGTCAAAATTTCGATCAGGCGCTTCACTCCGTTACAAAAATGATGGAAATAGGGAAAAAGGTAAAACCGGAAGAAAATGTCTATCTCCATGACCAATTAGGAATTTATGAGATATTGATTCATTTAACTTCAGAGGATGTTGTACAAAAATATACGGATACGGTCTTATCTCCATTGCTCCGGGAAGAAAATGATGAGTTACTCCAAACATTAATCGTTTATTTGGATAATAACGGGAACATATCGAAAACCTCTGAAAAATTATTCATTCATCGTCGTACATTAAATTACCGGATAAATAAAATTGAAGAGGCATTAAATATGGATATTAGTAACCCGGAGGCTGGTTTTATTTTACGTTTTTGTTTGAAAATAAAGGAATTATCTTGA
- a CDS encoding aspartate/glutamate racemase family protein codes for MLGIVRVLTTDDENILMEHGKRMKELYHIASKTKCIGEQPNGIYDNESEAEAIPKIISLAKELSQERDIDAITISCAADPALDEARLETDIPIIGAGVSGAHAASMVGSKVGIIGITKEPPVRMKKELGSRFHAYTSSSKLSKTTDLFKANAKQELLTLVHQQMESGADVILFACTGFSTIRLKDYLQKRVKIPVIDLVEAQAIAYQLIETREKDEEENV; via the coding sequence ATGTTAGGAATTGTCAGAGTATTAACAACGGACGATGAAAATATTTTGATGGAGCATGGAAAAAGAATGAAAGAGCTGTATCATATTGCCTCAAAAACAAAATGTATCGGAGAACAGCCGAACGGTATATACGATAATGAATCGGAAGCAGAAGCGATACCGAAGATTATTTCTCTGGCGAAAGAACTATCTCAAGAAAGAGATATCGATGCCATTACTATCAGCTGTGCTGCAGATCCTGCATTAGATGAAGCTCGCTTGGAAACAGATATTCCAATCATCGGCGCAGGTGTCTCAGGTGCACATGCTGCCAGTATGGTCGGGAGTAAGGTTGGAATTATAGGGATAACGAAAGAACCTCCCGTAAGAATGAAAAAAGAGCTTGGAAGTCGTTTTCACGCTTATACTTCTTCATCAAAGCTTAGTAAAACAACAGATTTATTCAAAGCGAATGCAAAACAGGAATTACTGACACTTGTTCACCAGCAGATGGAATCAGGTGCAGATGTTATTTTATTTGCCTGTACGGGATTTTCAACTATTCGTTTAAAAGATTATTTACAGAAAAGAGTGAAAATTCCTGTGATTGATTTAGTCGAAGCGCAGGCGATAGCTTATCAGCTAATAGAAACGAGGGAAAAAGATGAAGAAGAAAACGTTTGA